Proteins found in one Nitrosopumilus maritimus SCM1 genomic segment:
- a CDS encoding TIGR00296 family protein produces the protein MTNFQFLDSDGIELVKMARKVVIEFLKNNSKIIDSEFDSKFNFSSGVFVTINKENDLRGCIGYPTPVKKLCDGLVDAAISAATKDPRFTPVTIDELDKITFEVTVLTPPEEIKVEEYSEYLSEIKVGRDGLIVENSFSSGLLLPQVPTEYGWNEKEFLEYTCQKAGLNKDAWKEKSTTILKFQGVIFKEEKPNGNILRESPNGLL, from the coding sequence ATGACAAATTTTCAATTTTTAGATTCAGATGGAATAGAATTAGTTAAGATGGCAAGAAAAGTTGTAATTGAATTTTTAAAAAATAATTCTAAAATTATTGATTCAGAATTTGATTCAAAATTTAATTTTAGTTCAGGGGTTTTTGTTACAATAAACAAAGAAAATGATCTAAGAGGGTGTATTGGATATCCAACTCCAGTAAAGAAATTATGTGATGGGTTAGTTGATGCTGCAATTTCAGCTGCTACAAAAGATCCAAGATTTACTCCAGTAACTATTGATGAATTAGACAAGATAACATTTGAAGTAACTGTTCTTACACCTCCTGAAGAAATCAAAGTAGAAGAATATTCAGAGTATCTATCAGAAATCAAAGTTGGTAGAGATGGATTAATTGTGGAAAATAGTTTTTCATCAGGATTGTTATTGCCACAAGTTCCCACAGAATATGGATGGAATGAAAAAGAATTCTTAGAATATACATGTCAAAAAGCAGGATTAAACAAAGATGCATGGAAAGAAAAATCAACAACAATTTTAAAATTTCAAGGAGTTATTTTCAAAGAAGAAAAACCCAATGGGAATATTCTTAGAGAATCACCTAATGGTCTTTTATAA